The segment GCCGCTATCGCGCTCCTGCGCGATCACGGGGACGAGGCCGTCGCGGTCCCATTTGATCTGTTCCAGCCAATCCATCGCGTCAGTGTACTCAGCCGGCATGGGTGGGGCCGCTGTGGCCGCGCTCCTGGGCAAACCACTGCAGCACGGGAATGGTGCCGGGCAGCACCGGCTGCTGTTGCACGGGCAGCTGGTCCCAGGCCATGCTCTGCTGCTCGCGCATCTCGAACTCGCCGCTCCACTCAAACACCTTGCAGAAGTGCAGGCGCACGCGGGCATGCGGGTAGTCCATCAGCTCCACCTTCCAGGGATGGACGGCGCCTATGGTGATGCCCAGCTCCTCGTGCAGCTCGCGCCGCAGCGCCTGCTCCACGGTCTCGCCGGCCTCCAGCTTGCCGCCGGGGAACTCCCAGTAGCCGGCGTAGACCTTGCCCTCGGGCCGCGAGGTCAGCAGAAAGCGCCCTTCGCGCCCCTCAGCGTCGCGCTCCACCAGCACGCCCACGGCCACATCCACCGGCACGCGTTCCTCAGACATGGTCCAGGCCCTCCGGCGCTTCACCGCGTATGGGGCTCACAGGCGCCGCCTCGGCCTGGCCGCTGCCGGCCAGGTCGCGGGCGAACTGGAAGGCCACCCGGCCCGAGCGCGAGCCGCGCTCCAGGGCCCAGACCAAGGCGGGCTGGCGCGCCGCGGCAATGGCGGCCTCGTCCAGGCCATAGAAGCGCAGCCACTGGGCGCAGATCTCCAGGTATTCCTGCTGGCTGAAGGGATAGAAGCTGATCCACAGACCGAAGCGCTCGGACAGCGAGACCTTCTCCTCGATGGCCTCGCCGGGGTGCAGCTCGCCGTTCTCGTCCATCTTGGCCGCCAGGTTGTCCTTCATATGCTCGGGCAGCAGATGGCGGCGGTTGCTGGTGGCGTAGATCAGCACGTTGTCGCTGGACGCGGCCACCGAGCCGTCCAGCATGGACTTCAGCGCCTTGTAGCCCAGCTCGCCCTCGTCGAAGCTGAGGTCGTCGCAGAAGATCACGAAACGCTCGGGCCGATCCGCCACCAGATCCACCAGATCGGGCAGATCGACCAGATCGCTCTTGTCCACCTCGATCAGGCGCAGGCCCTGGGCGGCAAACTCATTGAGCACCGCCTTGATCAGCGAGCTCTTGCCGGTGCCGCGGGCGCCGGTGAGCAGCACATTGTTGGCCGGGCGGCCGGCCACGAACTGCTCGGTATTGCGCAGCAGCTTTTCCTTCTGGGGTTCGACCTCCTTGAGGTCGGCCAGGCGGATGCTGACCACATGGCGCACCGGCTCCAGCAGCAGGCGGCCGGCGCGGCGGCGGCCGCGGAAGGCCACCGAGGCGTTCCAGTCGGGCGCGGTCAAGGGCTGGGGCAAGACGGTTTCGAGCCGGCTCAGCAGCGCGTCGGCACGCTGCATCAGGGCGATCAGGGCTTCAGGGATGGCGGTCATGGTGGCCGCCAGTTTATCGGGCGCCGGCCTGCTCAGCCGGCCAGCATGCGCAGCGCGGCCTCCAGCTGTTCGCTGGGCAGGCGCTTGAAGCCGGAGCGCGCATAGCGCTGCAGGCGCCCGATCACGAAGCTGATCAGCACCGAGGCCTGGGCATTGGCGTCCACGGTGGGCGTGGCGGAGCCCGAGTCCTCGGCGGCCTGGCGCAGGCCCTGGCGCAGCGAGCCCTCGATGCGATCGAAGAACTGGTTCATGCGGGCCACCAGGCGCTCGTTCTCGTAGACCAGGGCGTCACCCACCATCACGCGGGTCATGCCGGGATTGCGCTCCCCGAACTGCAGCAGCACGGCCACGATCTTCTGCGCCTGCACCAGGCCCGAGGCCTCGCGCTCGCCGATCTGCTTGACCAGGGTGAAGATGCTGCTCTCGATGAACTCGATCAGGCCCTCGAACATCTGGGCCTTGCTGGCGAAGTGTCGGTACAGGGCCGCCTCGCTCACCTCCAGCTTGGCCGCCAGGGCTGCGGTGGTGATGCGCTCGGAGCCGGGCTGCTCCAGCATGCCGGCCAGGGTCTGCAGGATCTGCACCCGGCGCTCGCCCGGCCGCGGTCGCTTGCGCGGCGCCTCGGTGGCGACGGGCGCGACGTCCGGTTGGTCTTCTGCAGGAGTGGCGGCGTGCATCGGTTCCGGTGGGCGGCTGGGTGTGCGGGCCATTCTGGCACAGCCCGACAGCGCCTCCGGAGCCTCAGTCGCGCAGCCAGCCCAGGCGGCGCGCCTCGTAGATGGCTTCCACCTTGGAGCGCACCTGCAGCTTGCGGTAGATGCGCTTCACATAGGTCATCACCGTGTGCGGCGAGACCTGCATGAACTGCGCGATCTCGTCGAAGGTGAAGCCCTTGGCCGCCAGATGCAGCACGCGCGACTCCTGCTCGGACAGGGCCACGGCCGACTCATCCTCCAGCGGGGCCGGATGAGCCTGGCTGCTGATGGCCGGGGCCAGGCGCAGCAGCAGGCGGCGCGCAATCACCGGGCTGATGGGACTGCCACCGGCACGCAGGGTGCGCAGCTGGCCGGCCAGGTCCAGGGCCAGCGAGTCCTTGAGCAGATAGCCGGTGGCACCGGCCTCGATGCTGGAGAGCACATGCTGCTCGTCGCCGAAGACCGAGATCACCATCACATCGCAACTGGGCCGGGTCTGGGCCGCATGGCGTATCAACTCGATGCCGCTGCCGCCCGGCAGGTCCAGGTCCACCAGCAGCACATCGGGCTGGGTCTGGTCGAAGAGCTTGCGCCCCTGGGGCAGATCGGGGGCAATGCCCAGCAGTTCTATATCCGGCACCGAGGCCAGGGCGAGTTGGAAGGCTTCGCGGAATCTGGCCTGATCTTCAACGATCAGCACGGAAAAGTCGGGCATGGCGATGGGGCGCAGGTGATGAGCTCATTCTGCTTGCCCCCCATCCCAGCGACAAGCTGTCCCCCTCCCCCCATGCGGAGGATGCGGCGGCATGGGCGCAACACGATTCTG is part of the Shinella sp. XGS7 genome and harbors:
- the slmA gene encoding nucleoid occlusion factor SlmA, yielding MHAATPAEDQPDVAPVATEAPRKRPRPGERRVQILQTLAGMLEQPGSERITTAALAAKLEVSEAALYRHFASKAQMFEGLIEFIESSIFTLVKQIGEREASGLVQAQKIVAVLLQFGERNPGMTRVMVGDALVYENERLVARMNQFFDRIEGSLRQGLRQAAEDSGSATPTVDANAQASVLISFVIGRLQRYARSGFKRLPSEQLEAALRMLAG
- a CDS encoding ATP-binding protein; the protein is MTAIPEALIALMQRADALLSRLETVLPQPLTAPDWNASVAFRGRRRAGRLLLEPVRHVVSIRLADLKEVEPQKEKLLRNTEQFVAGRPANNVLLTGARGTGKSSLIKAVLNEFAAQGLRLIEVDKSDLVDLPDLVDLVADRPERFVIFCDDLSFDEGELGYKALKSMLDGSVAASSDNVLIYATSNRRHLLPEHMKDNLAAKMDENGELHPGEAIEEKVSLSERFGLWISFYPFSQQEYLEICAQWLRFYGLDEAAIAAARQPALVWALERGSRSGRVAFQFARDLAGSGQAEAAPVSPIRGEAPEGLDHV
- a CDS encoding response regulator transcription factor, translated to MPDFSVLIVEDQARFREAFQLALASVPDIELLGIAPDLPQGRKLFDQTQPDVLLVDLDLPGGSGIELIRHAAQTRPSCDVMVISVFGDEQHVLSSIEAGATGYLLKDSLALDLAGQLRTLRAGGSPISPVIARRLLLRLAPAISSQAHPAPLEDESAVALSEQESRVLHLAAKGFTFDEIAQFMQVSPHTVMTYVKRIYRKLQVRSKVEAIYEARRLGWLRD
- a CDS encoding NUDIX domain-containing protein → MSEERVPVDVAVGVLVERDAEGREGRFLLTSRPEGKVYAGYWEFPGGKLEAGETVEQALRRELHEELGITIGAVHPWKVELMDYPHARVRLHFCKVFEWSGEFEMREQQSMAWDQLPVQQQPVLPGTIPVLQWFAQERGHSGPTHAG